The proteins below are encoded in one region of Accipiter gentilis chromosome 12, bAccGen1.1, whole genome shotgun sequence:
- the QRFPR gene encoding pyroglutamylated RF-amide peptide receptor, with product MRSLNITPEQFAQLLRDNNVTREQFIALYGLQPLVYIPELPGRTKVAFVLICVLIFALALFGNCLVLYVVTRSKAMRTVTNIFICSLALSDLLIAFFCVPFTMLQNISSNWLGGAFACKMVPFVQSTAIVTEILTMTCIAVERHQGIVHPLKMKWQYTNKRAFTMLGIVWLLALIVGSPMWHVQRLEVKYDFLYEKVYVCCLEEWASPIYQKIYTTFILVILFLLPLMLMLFLYTKIGYELWIKKRVGDASVLQTIHGSEMSKISRKKKRAIVMMVTVVFLFAVCWAPFHVIHMMIEYSNFEKEYDDVTVKMIFAIVQITGFFNSICNPIVYAFMNENFKKNFLSAICFCIVKENASPARQLGNSGITMRRQKASVSQRDPIDLDEARRDAFSDGNIEVKFCDQPASKRNLKRHLALFSSELTVHSALGNGQ from the exons ATGCGGTCCCTGAACATCACCCCGGAGCAGTTCGCGCAGCTCCTGCGGGACAACAACGTGACGCGGGAGCAGTTCATCGCCCTCTACGGGCTACAGCCGCTGGTCTACATCCCAGAGCTGCCGGGGCGCACCAAGGTGGCCTTCGTCCTCATCTGCGTGCTCATCTTCGCCCTGGCGCTCTTCGGCAACTGCCTGGTGCTCTACGTGGTGACCCGCAGCAAAGCCATGAGGACCGTCACCAACATCTTCATCTGCTCCCTGGCCCTCAGCGACCTCCTCATCGCCTTCTTCTGCGTCCCCTTCACCATGCTGCAGAACATCTCCTCCAACTGGCTcggcg GTGCCTTCGCTTGCAAGATGGTACCGTTTGTTCAATCCACTGCTATTGTAACTGAGATTCTTACAATGACCTGCATTGCTGTGGAAAGACATCAAGGAATTGTGCATCCACTAAAAATGAAGTGGCAGTACACCAATAAAAGAGCTTTCACGATGCTTG GCATAGTCTGGTTGCTGGCACTTATTGTTGGGTCACCTATGTGGCACGTGCAACGGCTTGAG GTTAAATATGACTTTTTATATGAAAAAGTGTATGTTTGTTGCTTGGAAGAATGGGCCAGTCCGATTTATCAGAAGATATATACGACCTTTATTCTTGTTATACTCTTCCTTCTTCCACTGATGTTGATGCTTTTTTTGTACACTAAAATTGGCTATGAACTGTGGATTAAGAAACGTGTGGGAGATGCTTCAGTTCTTCAAACCATTCATGGAAGTGAAATGTCTAAAATATCAAG GAAGAAGAAGCGAGCAATTGTAATGATGGTCACAGTGGTGTTTCTCTTTGCAGTCTGTTGGGCCCCTTTCCATGTGATTCACATGATGATAGAATACA gtaATTTTGAAAAGGAGTATGATGATGTGACAGTCAAAATGATCTTTGCAATCGTCCAGATTACAGGATTCTTCAATTCTATTTGCAACCCTATTGTGTATGCTTTCATGAATGAAAACTTCAAGAAAAATTTTCTGTCTGCCATCTGTTTCTGCATTGTCAAAGAAAATGCATCACCAGCCAGGCAACTTGGGAATTCAGGGATTACTATGAGGCGGCAAAAGGCAAGTGTTTCTCAAAGAGATCCCATTGACTTGGACGAAGCCAGGAGGGATGCATTCAGCGATGGCAACATTGAGGTCAAGTTCTGTGATCAGCCAGCttcaaaaaggaatttgaaaagGCACCTTGCCTTATTCAGCTCTGAGCTTACTGTGCATTCTGCATTAGGAAATGGACAGTAG